The nucleotide sequence AGGATGGGGATAAAAGGTGACCACGCAAAGAGGAGTGCAAGATGTGGCTCGATGGTACGCTTCTGCGAGAACCCTCCGGTGTCCGAGATGAAGTCCGTCAAAGAACCCTATGGCAAGCACACTTTCTGGGAACTCTTTCCATCCCCGCTTAAGAAACATGACAGGATTCGGCAAGAACGATTTTTGGAAGGAACCTCGACGAGTCCCAAAAGGCAAGACCAAGAAAGGACCCTTCATAGAGCACTTTTACCATGGAAGGAGAGGAAAAAGCCGCGGGAAAAGTGAAGGGTGTTCCATGGAGGAAGAGTCTTGCTTCCTGCTCCCCAACTTCTACACTCTCAAGGAAATAGAGCGCTTTCTCGGGAGGGATAGACCGCTCAAGGAGAAATTCTCGATCAACGCCTCTTCGCATGACATCAATGCTCTCTCCAAGGGGGAAAATGCCGACTCGTTCCCGAACAAGGGATGCCACATAGGCCCCAAGTCCTAACCTCTTCCCAAGATCATTGGCAAGACTCCGTACGTACGTTCCTCCTGAGCAGTGGATGAGGAGTTCTGCTTCTCCAAAGGTTCCCTCCACACAGCCAAGAAGCTCGAGTTTATGCACCGTCACTTCACGCGTAAGGGTGATGCGCTCTCCGCGCCGGGCATACTCATAAAGCGGACGCCCACGGTACTTGCAAGCCGAAAAGGGAGGTACTTCTTGAACGAATGTCCCGCGA is from Candidatus Caldatribacterium sp. and encodes:
- the truB gene encoding tRNA pseudouridine(55) synthase TruB — translated: MLGGVLNLYKPCGITSRVLVERVGKILGTKAGHTGTLDPFARGVILVCFGKATRLVSFFQELDKVYRARIRFGIATDTYDVEGKVTSVSTRPLVREELLEALENFRGTFVQEVPPFSACKYRGRPLYEYARRGERITLTREVTVHKLELLGCVEGTFGEAELLIHCSGGTYVRSLANDLGKRLGLGAYVASLVRERVGIFPLGESIDVMRRGVDREFLLERSIPPEKALYFLESVEVGEQEARLFLHGTPFTFPAAFSSPSMVKVLYEGSFLGLAFWDSSRFLPKIVLAESCHVS